Part of the Lolium rigidum isolate FL_2022 chromosome 6, APGP_CSIRO_Lrig_0.1, whole genome shotgun sequence genome, ttacTTTTTGGGATTtatcaatgatcccctttattttggttataacacTTTAGGACATGAAACCCTTGTTTTGTGTAATTTCAGCTTTCACGGGCCTAAACGAAGTAAAACAGAGCTCGAATTTTAGGGATATCAATATTTTATCAAGAGAAGCACCTAGAGCACTTGGACCTCATGAGAAGATCTAGGAggcctgatacgttgcaaacgtatctataatttgtgaagctccatgcttattttacactaatttctatatgttttgtttacacttcgtggcatttttatgtattttctagaactaacctattaacaacatgccacagtgccagttcctgttttctgctgtttttgtatttcaaaaaagttgtacaagaaatattctcggaattggacgaaacaaaaaccaaacctcctatttttcccgacccgaagacagagtccaaagcagagacggagaAGTGCtgggaggtggccacaccatttctaggcgcgggccacccctggtcgcgcctagggatggtgtgggccccccgggcgcccaccgacctcgcccttccacctatatattgccttctgacgtgaaaaccctaaatcaattagCCTCCATCCTCGAAAAGTTCCGtatctccgccgccatcgaagacaagctTCAGGGGAcacaaatctctgttccggcaccctgcctagacagggaattgcccccggacccatctccatcgactccacctccatcttcatcgctgttgctgactcccatgatgaggagggagtagttctgcctcgaggccgagggctttaccggtagctatgtggtttatctctctctcccatggtgtgatctttatgtgatcatgagctttataatctagttgaataagtagatgttactcttcatcttttatgctactcaagtggttttattaatgtgatctccggagacaccttgtcccatggtgtgaaggtgacagtgtgcaccgtgtgtgtctcttaggctaaagattacagaaatacttatcatgagttataattAGAGTTGGATGTTTCTATGAAATTGcggtgtttgttagtactatctttggtcgctcaaagtgacagagtggggtgtccctaggtttggaacgcgaactttaaggagtggtTTTGCAGCCCTGCGCGGTaaattggtgttcgttatccaaccggagagtggttcagactaGCATtgtgaagagatgatatttatgtattcaattatgatatcattgttgagagtgtccactagtgaaagtaatatccctaggccttgtttctaagcattaaaacatcgtttacaaccagttctgctacatgtttgcttgctgccatttttatttcagattgcaattactacttataatcatcgatattacttgtatttcactatctcttcgccgaactagtgcacctatacacctgaaaagtgtattgggtgtgttggggacacaagagacttattgtatcttaattgcatggttgcttgagagggatatctttgacctctaccttctGGGTTCtataaaccttggatgattcacttatgggaaacttgctgctattttaCAAATCTCtgcacttggagacccaacactgtctacaagaatagaagcgtgcgcagacatcaagctcttttttggtgccgttgccggggaggtaaggtaagagGTACTCATATCCTCTGGCTACTAATCTATCTTCTAGTACTGTtactggtgtgtgagtgctcgaagttatttcatttagattctgcaattatacctttttgtttcttttttttattttcactagttaggcttaatggaaaacaacaacaaaattagagagctttatagttaggacatgaggtgtttgaatagaaaattaaaaagactatgtaactttatttgcatgctaatagcaacgttattagtatgaattctttgaacaccattattgctaatgctatgaaaaagtctaagcttggtgaagctagtttttatgaaaatgatctttttagttccccagctttagaggaAAAAAATTGCTATGATAATACTATACcttcaatatatgatgattacaatgatgaatatgatattttcagtccacctacaattgaggagaaaattaattatgattacaatatgcctcctatatttgatgattatggtgatgagaataataatgatagctattttgttgaatttgctcccactacagttaataagaatgactatgcttatgtggggagtaataattattttatgcatgtggctcatgataagaatgttttgtgcgatagttatattgttaattttatttatgatgctactgaaagttattacgagagagggaaacatggttttatgtatctcaacaatattaagtttcacctctttatgccgaaaattttgaagttgcacttgttttgctttcctatgcttgttattttgtgcttccatgacttgtttatttacaagattatttttaatatgaagtggggtagacttaaatttattttatatttgcttcttgatgctctcttttacatatttcttatgtgagcatcttctcaaactactgtgcctagctgaaaggcgttagagaaaagcactcttgggggaTACCCATGTTTTCtttctgtatttttttttgttgagtcttggaaattgttgcctctgtaataacctcgccttatcctttttatttcgtttttgtgccaaatatagcctctaataggaagaaggtaagattcggggaagaagctgtcccaaaacagattatgtgctgcCACCAAAAACATTATTATTCTCAGCCAGAACGTCGGATTGATCTTATAATTTTTTAGAATATCCctaggttattatataacttttattagttttgcacttttcgatttaagcaacagaggattttcgaaaaaatcaatctttacctgctgttctgttctgttttgacagatttgtgccactatttgcatttgcctcttaatctttttcttttaagttcttttgagagaaaaagcttttaaaagAAGTTCtatagtagctaatgttttaatggatattttaattatgttagaactgaaccaaagtggatttattattttgattgcactaatgttgttaatgaaaattgtgtgaacTTTTGTATGATgggagttttcaagtgtagggagaggagAATGATGTTATGAGATAaaggatggacaaaagctcaagcttgcggatggccatgtcaccccaagaaatatccaagaggtacaagcgtcaaagcttggggatgcccaaggcatccccttcttcatcaataaaaatatcaggtcatctttcaagacactatatttttattgcttcatatattatgtgttgttcttggagcatatttatttttgtttttagttttcttttttgtttgttgtaataaacttggttggatcctagcattcttgtgtgggagagagacacgctccgccttTTCATGTGAATATTCATATTCTTCACTTATACTTGCTGAGTAGCTACTGCAATGCTTTTAGCTCCTATTTTTCATGCATCTCTTAttcagagcttgttaattttctttagttaggtatgattagaTCTCTGGTCTTCATTGATAAATtattatgagagttgtttcaaaaaaaattgattggtgttggagaagggtaaaatatttcatgcttatagtggtgcaaaaggaagcttgtttagactatgGCTTAGACTTTAACATGTTATGTTAgatattattttaattatatgcttagtagttattattGTAGCATgagttgtctcaaatagctgagagtgtttaatgtgtcattgaaagaatcatgtgttgttttaatcatacaaaagcataatattgtagtATTCTCCTTTAAATGTTTTATTTGGATTTACTTGGCGCATgcgtacaccatgttatgactacaaaccagtcacctcaagcctctatgatcatttagtttttgatttgtaatatcactttatgctttgattaataatgttttgtcgctatgcatgattatggctattattgctctcttagttggttgctCTCAGTCTCTTGCTAGACTttacctgtactgagtatgagctccactcgtgcatccaactcccaaaaatcTAAAGTTTGACaaatgtgtccatcatacctacctatatgtggtattcaccgccactccaaagtaaattgcttgtgtgctacctttaaaaccttcaaaaggtATTACATGTTTTGTcttcctgttttagctcatgaggaagtgttggatgctttattgtctctttcatgtttatttggcttcacaccttgactagcatgcataatgtgctagttcCTAATATTGTAAAAAGAGCAGGCAAACGGGTGCCCATCCCACTAAATATAAAATGATCaaataaatctcctaacactatgggcttgagaaatcatgaacttagcttgtcaaacaaaggagaagaggaactttattgttatCTCTATAGGAGCCGCTCTTGAATCCATATGATAAATCATTTGATgcaattcgttgacatagacatacatacctctcaaaattatatgttcaatacctctgttttattcaaataaaaagctctagcacatgagtaatccctgcttccctctgtgcagggtctttcttttccttttatgttgagtcttcatcttctaactttatgcaccaattgaaagaacatagttgtcattctgagtataatgtgcatagtcccaaaaaattattgattgattcataattatgttatTGCTCGTTCTCAAACTATttatatctagtcacccttttgaactttaaaggtgtcctatgcATTTTTGTTTTGCTAGATGTGGGTGAAGTGCATTCCCGAGTTCTCGGTTTGTGCAATAATTACCGACTGTACACCCACTTCTCTTTCTGTAGTTCTAGATATACGGAAACTCGATTTTCTCTAAGCAGATATACCAGTTCCCAGTAAATCTCTGCGCATGTaagatttgtaaaaataatagaaaaacaTAAGACATAACTTTCTGAGATCTGTAGGTGATCAAATATATACAAGAAAAACGTCAGTTCCTTGATTAAATTTCAAAAGAATTACACACACGTCGCATATTTGAGCTTGATTAGACCAGCCGTCAATCTCCCTCTCTGTTGGTCAACTCACTACTTTTTCTGCGCTTGAGCCCTGAGATCTGAGATCGGTGATAGCTCGCAGCTCACTGATCTACTGCAGCTTGGCCACATTCTCATCATCTCTGGTAGTGGTAGATTAACCAAATAAATCAACATGGAGGTGGATATGATCACCAGTCCGCCGCGAGAGCAAGGGATACACGATATCTATCAAGAGGACTACCCATCGTGAGGTGTGGTGGAGTTGACAAGGCTTGCGATCTTGATCCTGGGCTTGGAGTAGTCGCCGGTGAGCAGCTTGGATGCGACGATAGAGTTGGCAACCTCGGTGAGGTGGACGCCGTCCCAGCTGATGAACCGTGCGTCCATGTCGCACAGCTGCATCTCCCCCGACATGCACATCTTGAAGTGGTTGTAGTTGTAGGGCGGGCCGCCATTCCCGCAGCAAGCCATGAGGGGCCTCTCAATCTCTGCATATATGGAGAGACATACACACACATGTATATGGGAGAAGAAACGTTAGTTAATTACGAGGCAACAAGACGTATTTAACTGAAGAACAGATCAACGAATTAGGAAAACTTGCACGTAGAAATTGAACACCGTAAAAGACCTCCTTTtcgaaaacgaaaataaaaatctGGTCTGGCTTGGGATCAACCGACTTACCGTACTTGGTGTGGTTGGCGACGAGGTCGTACTTGATGACGAACATGTCGGTAAAGACAATGGTGGCGTCGGCCATGCGCTGCCGGAACTGGTTGCAAGCCTCGGCGAGCCTCTCGTTGAAGAGCTTGGCGACATTGTTGTACTTCTTGAGGCAGCCGTTGCCGTCGaggtcgctgtcgtcgtccctcgGGATGGACAGCTTCTGCGGCAGGCAGCCCAGCGCCCCTGTCCCGTGGATCCAGAACTTCCTCGCCCCGTGCGCGTACAGAGTCTACACTCACATGTAATGTTCGTTTGACGTCTTTTACCATAACTTATCATTTACTTACTCAGTAATACAGCCATTTTTTCTTTACCTCAATACCGAACTTGATATGAGCAACTACCAAGGGGATCTTGGCGACCACTTCATCATAAGGAAGGTGAAGATAAGCAGAAAGATCATTTTGTCCGATGTCCATGGCGTAGATGGCGTTCCGGAATCCTTCACCGTCAATAGGTGTCCGCTGGCCTGTATCTCGCAACATGTATTACTAGTTGTAATGGGGTTTTTTTCTCTCTCGGAGAGCTTCTCTTTCTAATTTTATATACGGCTGAAAAAATAGACTGACCATATATTTATAGGAAGGACTAGAACTTGCTCTTGACAAAAGACATATCAGAATATTTACAGGACTGATTAATTTTGTGTGCGGTGTCATATCAGCGTCAATGATTCTTTCTCTTGAGTCTAGCTGTGAACTAGGTGGAAACATGCAACTTCATTTTATATGTTCAATCATGGTGTATGCAACATATGCTTTACGCATGACGGGATAGTTTGGGACCATCAGTGTAAGCTTGTGCCTAAGTCAAGGCTCAGCAGAAAAAACTTGTATAGTAAGTAAACTAAAATAATCTTCTGCTAAGAGCGACATACAAACCGAAGCCAACAGAAACAAAATAAGCTACTGATATAATACTTTTTCCCAGACGACAAGTTGTTGTTTTATCGGTTCAAATTTTGGACGTTTGTGCAGAGAAGAAGCTGTTAAATAAAGCGTGGGCATCATCCACAACCAACCTTTGTTGATGAGCTCGAAAGATCTGGTTCTGAAGTAGAGGAACTGATGCAGCTGCACGTCCAGCGAGAATGGGGATCCTCCCGGCGTCGCCGTCGACCCACCGATGGCGAAGTTGACGCCATTGCTGAAATCCGAGCCCAGCGCCTTGAGGTAGGGGCTCAGataaggcgtgtttaggctctcacCTGAAAAATTAAGGAAGGGCATCGCCTAAATAAAATGATGTCGGCAAACATACGGAGTGCACTAGTGTGTGGTGGTGGATCGTCCCCCACCATACTGATGACTGATGAGATGTTCTGTCCTGCAATTGCCCCCACAGCTGCTGCGGTACATGTGGATCGAGTAGTACCCATCTTCCCGCATAAATCACCTTTGCGATCACATTACAGCGATGTCCCGTTTGCGATCAGCGTACGTGTCCTCCACACCTTTTGCGCCCATCCCTTTCCCTTAATTGTTTTTGAACACTTTTATTTAAGATCTCTCTTTACTTTTCTTAGTCTAAAGTTTGCCCTTTCTTCAAAGTTTCAGAAAAAGAAGTTGCCACTTCAGTCTGCCAAGAATAAACGTTGAAGTTTAGGCTCACCCTGGCTAAGCGTCTGTGCACACCGACACTAGCTAGCAGCATGAATATCTTGCTCTCAACAAGTCATGAATTTGGTTAATGTCCTGATCGccagcctttttctttctttttacatGTTCAAGCTCTCACTTTGTTTTTATTATCGTTATGCTACTTCGGTGTGTAGATTCGTGTTCCCACTAGTGCCAACTATGTTTAGGATTGATTAGTGTACACTAGCTTGCCTATAATTTTGTTATATTCTCCTTAAAAAGAATTGTTAAATTCCGGTCAAGTCGCTCTGCCGTTGGATCTTGATTCAACAACTCATGCATACCACTAGAGTGCCCTTTCTTTTACTAAAAAAGAAAACACCCACCACGACCTCCTGCTCCTTCTCCTGTTCCCAGCCAAGTCCCAGTTCGCACGAGAGAAAGGAAGCATATGTGACTGAAATTTGACACAATTCATGGCACAACTCATCAAAGCAGTTCTACTTTATTTGATCGTGAATTTCATGTTAAAAGGAAGCTATAGTTTCCGATCATAAACTGGGAAACAGAGGGTGCGCGCCTACGTTTTTACTGTTGCTGGACTGAACCTTAGAGGCCGTCTCGTACTCTCGTCCCTCTAGCCTAAACAGCTTGAATGTGAGCAGCAGATAGCAAAGATTACGGTGACTCACAGATGAAGTCGATGACGAGGCGGCCGTCGGTGAGCCGTCCGGTGGGTCGGCGGAAGAAGGTGCGCCCCTCCGGGAGGGCAATGTTCATCCCGTTTGCGGCGGCCATGCCGCCCGTGTCGGAGTTGGAGTCTCCGAAGTTGAAGATCACCACGGGAGACCGGCCACCGCTCGCCTTCTCGCTGGCTGCTGCTGCTTCCCCGGCACGGGTGGCAACGGCGAGGCCGCTCCCCTGGGCGCCCGGCCAGGACCCGTACCCGGCCGCTGCCACCGCGGCTGCCGCCGGCATGTACTTGAGGCAGGCGACGACGAGGACTGCGCCCACCCCGGCGAGCAGGACATAGTACTGCAGCCGCAGGCTGATCTTGGTGGCGCTGACGCTGCCTCCGCCGTTCATCAGGCCACTGGTCATGCCCTGGTCCTCTCTCTCTGGCTTCTGTGTCTCTCGCGCAACCAACACAAGTGGCGAACTGGCTCCCCTCGAAGTGTATGCGTGTGGTTGTGTACATGTGTATATGTAGGGAGCTGACGGGTCGAGCCCACCGCACTCGGAGCTTCCTTGTCGTCCTTGATGAGATGGATCAATGGCAGGATGCGATGCATGGCTTTTCAGTTGTCACACATCTCATCAAAGAGAGAGGGTCCGGAACAGAAAGGTAAAAGGTGAAGGATGCTCCCGCATACGCGCGCGCGCTCGTGCTGCAATGAATATTGGTTTTCAGGCCATGTCCATTTGCGTGACCTATTAgcctggtgccaatgcatcaccccactatAGCCTGGCCATATCAGCTTTTACACTCACTCTcatcccactctcaccccactctcaccccacggtgccagtgcacggggctatagtgccagctctcacttctctctcctccctaccgcctccctaccgtccccactagcaccgctatcgcctccctctcgccccgctctcgcctccaacgcgggctataggcgggcgggagcgggcgataCCGCCCGACGCCAGCGCCGGCGCCTCCCGCTCTCGTCTCGCCTCGCCTCGCTCTCGCCTGTCTCCCGCCCCGCGCCGGGCGTTATCGCCCGTCCTCACGCCCCCAATGGCACCAGCCTTATGTGTTCTTTTTAATTGGGCACGGATAAAAAATTGTTCGTTTGGCCATATATGTTAAGCCTTGTCAAGTATGTTTTGTGAACTAAACCATCATATATATGATctttgttgtctatgtgggttaggtatcttttcatGGGTATGCATCAAAAGCACGATCTCATATAGCCCCATAGAggaggcgatttgcacaaaaataacccaaaagtgaaagaaaagcacagactgaccctccggccgaaactatttcacccatctaacccttttgtgtggcgcccctcccatcggcgccacacatgccagtgtggcgcccctcctgccggcgccactctcccagccgacgtggcgccctcgacactgagctggtccgccgatccgacgtggcagcatgtgtggcgcccctcccatcggcgccacacatgcacttataattgcccaaaacatactgtgagacaattcgtctgggacttagcagttttggcgaggctctatgtgtggcgccgatgccacgggcgccacactagcatgtgtggcgccgatgccacaggcgccacacatccacttaagtgtggcgcccgcgcccgcgcccgcgcccgcccccagcccgacccagaCAGTTCTCTTTCTTTCTCTTCCTCTCTGTTTCTCCTCCCCAACTGCCGCCGCcggacgcctctcctccgcccccaCCAAATCGtccacggattggacagatctggctggccaaatccatccccatacaatcctcaaggtattccccttcgttccccttcgattcatccaagatttgctccgaTTTAATTCGATTTAGCCGTTTTGcctagattggaaatgttggttgtgtttgaaccatagatttgtatgcatgtgtttgaaccatagatttgaaccatagatttgttggaaccatagattgtatgcatgtgtttgaaccatagatttgttggaaccatagatgttaaattttgctagatttgtacatgaaccctagacatggaaactagatttgaaatggctatgtatgtgttgaaatgggtatgtaagtgttgaatgtgtatgtgtaggaaccctagatatgtatgtatcctagatttgtggaggaaccctaggcatcaaatttcatgaatgtgtatgtgaaggaataactcatatggtgttctatccctagatatgaatgtatatgtatgtatttgatgtatttgtgatggcttatttggatatattctcatgtatgtattgctcataatatggtgtatttgtgtaaacatgtaggatggtgtggctcctagatcaagagtatgacgagggatcaccgggctgttcatatgacggagaggacaacggatcttcaacctttgaagattcgttaccatggcacagtggatataccgtatgacgagaggtacacggagttcatcgagcctaccggtcttctcccgttcatatcccttgtaagtcgtggggggccgaacatgaacgccgcggcactcaccgctcttgtcgaccggtggaggccggagacgcacaccttccacttgagggccggcgagatggcccctactctccaggatgtttccatgatccttggactacctattcagggcgagccactgtgtatgaacacagcttctgatgggtggcgccagcagatggaggcgcttattggcagggctcctccggcgccagcaaatccaaaggggagagctcccgccggcgcgtctttctcttggatcagtACTAACTTTCGACAATGCCCGGacggggccaacgaggacactatcaagacgtacacccgcgtgtacttatggtacatgatttcgaggactctctttcctgacagtggggggaagctggcccattggtgttggctgaaggcgcttaaggtgttggagcaccggtggagttggggaacagcggcacttgcctacctctaccggcaggtgatgatttgttctatgtactattttcctatagtagtgtgctagacaaagtacta contains:
- the LOC124666904 gene encoding GDSL esterase/lipase At1g09390-like, whose amino-acid sequence is MTSGLMNGGGSVSATKISLRLQYYVLLAGVGAVLVVACLKYMPAAAAVAAAGYGSWPGAQGSGLAVATRAGEAAAASEKASGGRSPVVIFNFGDSNSDTGGMAAANGMNIALPEGRTFFRRPTGRLTDGRLVIDFICESLNTPYLSPYLKALGSDFSNGVNFAIGGSTATPGGSPFSLDVQLHQFLYFRTRSFELINKGQRTPIDGEGFRNAIYAMDIGQNDLSAYLHLPYDEVVAKIPLVVAHIKFGIETLYAHGARKFWIHGTGALGCLPQKLSIPRDDDSDLDGNGCLKKYNNVAKLFNERLAEACNQFRQRMADATIVFTDMFVIKYDLVANHTKYEIERPLMACCGNGGPPYNYNHFKMCMSGEMQLCDMDARFISWDGVHLTEVANSIVASKLLTGDYSKPRIKIASLVNSTTPHDG